Proteins from a genomic interval of Echeneis naucrates chromosome 21, fEcheNa1.1, whole genome shotgun sequence:
- the ttf2 gene encoding transcription termination factor 2: protein MEKTLCEVHGTVCMLKTGVRDGPNKGKSFYVCTDREGCDFSEAASVPPSHCLIHEDSMVELQALTYISKHQSYRIFYRCVVGKNEGQKWCGNVPWTRPAKEKRNPAQQQPSCLPPVRNPFKAPDKTDKESEWRNLQSGTVKEKESEEKDSKASQKAKERENHQEKNGESLRVGVDKEEREKNTQDTYRDKQLPPGMKIKKRVSAEEKSSPKANGVDKIAGKMQDKFEENRTDQEKKGKKGDKAISTSNVSALPSETRNQTLNDPHKVSPRQSSTVEASLMKQADTIVKESTSKSPPSSSSPRDSLNKGPLACDQPAHSQSSQTKNQQVTVGDDDDVVLVSVKPGSQKTPASAVQKTLTMFPGFQPVSNINSQQQDPKQLHSLLSAQLSQKKATLSVVNVAALPDKGERLKTQVKELEDALESLSLSAAAEPDPQSEDDSRDTKPAPGSSQVNPFSRHGGTILLPAPPAPGPYQASGSSLGLQLSQSYSQMFGVNQEGQAFYGGRMTDDRLLAVRNATCEAIDHLHKSLESCPDGEIEAPEPKYIKVPLLAHQKRALAWLLWREAQNPCGGILADDMGLGKTLTMIALILTKKIKAKEGDEKKEQKKVEKWLSKTDSSVVVSKGTLIICPASLIHHWKMEIEKHVKTGKLSVYLYHGPNREKSAELLADYDVVVTTYSLVSKEIPVEKEEAFKPTKDSDNVPLRSAPLLQVAWARVVLDEAHNIKNPKVQTSIAVCQLRARARWAVTGTPIQNNLLDMYSLLKFLRCSPFDEYKLWKAQVDNGSNRGRERLNILTRSLLLRRTKDQKDSTGKPLVSLPDRSCTVHQLKLSADEKAVYDVVFAQSRSTLQNYLKKREGKDMNNTNTSSPNPFSKVAQEFNISRSDSAVPSPQQTSSTVHILSLLLRLRQCCCHLSLLKKTLDSSELQADGIVLSLEEQLNALSLSSSPSPSGPDPKDTVALNGNRFPSQLFEETSESTKIAAIVSELKAIREKGADQKSVIVSQWTSMLHIIAVHLRKMGLRYGVIDGTVNPKRRMDLVEEFNRDPKGPQVMLVSLCAGGVGLNLTGGNHLFLIDMHWNPALEDQACDRIYRVGQKKDVTIHRFVCEETVEEKISALQGKKKELAQNVLSGTGSTFTKLSLADLRIIFGV, encoded by the exons ATGGAAAAGACTTTATGTGAAGTTCACG GCACCGTGTGTATGTTAAAAACCGGTGTGAGAGATGGACCAAACAAAGGCAAGAGCTTCTACGTCTGCACCGACAGGGAAGGCTGTGATTTCAGTGAAGCTGCCAG CGTCCCACCATCCCACTGCCTCATTCATGAAGATTCAATGGTGGAGCTCCAAGCTCTCACCTACATTTCAAAACATCAGAGCTACAG GATATTCTATCGGTGTGTTGTGGGTAAAAATGAAGGCCAGAAGTGGTGTGGAAATGTGCCTTGGACTAGA CCagccaaagaaaagagaaacccTGCACAGCAACAACCCTCCTGTTTGCCACCTGTTCGCAACCCCTTTAAGGCCCCTGACAAGACAGACAAGGAATCTGAGTGGAGAAATTTGCAGAGTGGTACagtgaaagagaaggaaagtgaGGAGAAAGACAGTAAGGCAAGTCAGAAAgctaaagaaagagaaaaccatcaggaaaaaaatgggGAAAGCTTAAGGGTTGGAGTAGacaaggaagagagagagaagaataCGCAGGATACTTATAGGGATAAACAGCTTCCACCAGGGATGAAGATCAAGAAAAGAGTTTCAGctgaagagaaaagcagccCCAAAGCAAACGGTGTGGACAAAATAGCTGGTAAGATGCAGGACAAGTTTGAGGAGAACCGCACCGATCAAGAAAAAAAGGGCAAGAAAGGGGACAAAGCTATTTCTACCTCCAATGTCAGTGCTCTTCCTTCTGAGACAAGAAATCAAACCTTGAATGATCCTCACAAGGTCTCACCTCGACAATCAAGTACTGTTGAAGCCTCTCTGATGAAACAAGCTGACACTATTGTAAAAGaaagcacctctaaatctccacccagcagcagctcccCCCGAGACTCCCTTAACAAAGGACCACTAGCATGTGACCAACCAGCTCACTCACAGTCCAGTCAGACCAAAAACCAGCAAGTCACCGTcggcgatgatgatgatgtcgtGCTGGTGTCTGTGAAACCTGGTTCTCAGAAAACTCCTGCTTCTGCTGTACAAAAAACCCTGACCATGTTCCCTGGATTCCAGCCGGTCTCTAACATCAACAGTCAACAGCAGGATCCCAAACAACTGCACAGTCTGCTCAGCGCTCAGCTTAGCCAGAAAAAG GCGACTCTCTCTGTGGTGAATGTGGCGGCGCTGCCAGATAAAGGAGAGCGGCTGAAGACTCAGGTCAAAGAGCTGGAGGATGCACTGGAGTCTCTGAgtctcagtgctgctgctgagccag ACCCTCAGAGTGAAGATGACAGCAGGGATACTAAACCTGCTCCAGGCAGCAGTCAGGTCAACCCATTCAGCCGACATGGTGGCACAATCTTGCTCCCTGCCCCTCCGGCCCCGGGCCCTTATCAGGCCTCTGGCAGCTCCTTAGGGCTCCAGCTGAGCCAAAGTTATAGCCAGATGTTTGGAG TAAACCAAGAGGGTCAGGCTTTTTATGGTGGCAGGATGACCGACGATCGTCTGCTGGCTGTAAGAAATGCCACCTGCGAGGCCATTGATCATCTCCACAAATCCCTGGAGTCATGTCCTGACGGAGAGATTGAAGCCCCAGAGCCCAAATACATCAAG GTGCCGCTCCTGGCCCATCAGAAGAGAGCTTTGGCCTGGCTGCTCTGGAGAGAAGCCCAGAATCCCTGTGGAGGAATTCTGG CGGATGATATGGGTTTGGGGAAAACCCTCACCATGATTGCTCTTATTCTGACCAAGAAGATTAAGGCAAAGGAGGGAGATGaaaagaaggagcagaagaaagTGGAGAAATGGCTCTCCAAAACCG ACTCCAGCGTCGTGGTTTCTAAAGGCACTCTGATCATCTGTCCCGCCTCCCTGATTCACCACTGGAAGATGGAGATTGAGAAACATGTGAAGACAGGCAAGCTATCAGTGTACCTGTACCACGGCCCTAACCGAGAGAAAAGCGCCGAATT GCTGGCAGATTATGATGTGGTGGTGACCACATACAGTCTGGTTTCCAAGGAGATTCCCGTCGAGAAGGAGGAAGCCTTCAAACCCACCAAGGATTCTGACAATGTG ccACTGCGCTCAGCTCCTCTGTTACAAGTTGCCTGGGCCCGTGTGGTTCTTGATGAAGCCCATAACATCAAAAACCCAAAAGTGCAGACCTCCATAGCTGTCTGCCAGCTGAGGGCTCGTGCTCGCTGGGCAGTCACGGGTACGCCCATCCAGAACAACCTGCTGGACATGTACTCCCTGCTCAA GTTCCTGCGTTGTTCTCCGTTTGATGAGTACAAGCTTTGGAAAGCTCAGGTCGACAATGGCTCcaatagagggagagagaggctgaaCATCCTGACGAGAAGCCTGCTGCTCAGACGGACCAAAGACCAGAAGGACTCCACAGGAAAACCACTG gtGTCTCTCCCCGATCGGTCCTGCACGGTGCATCAACTCAAACTGTCTGCGGATGAGAAGGCTGTGTATGATGTGGTCTTTGCCCAATCCAG ATCTACTCTACAGAACTACCTGAAGAAACGTGAAGGAAAAGacatgaacaacacaaacacgtcTAGTCCAAACCCCTTCAGCAAAG TGGCCCAGGAGTTCAATATATCTCGGTCTGACTCTGCTGTGCCGAGTCCCCAGCAGACATCTAGCACTGTCCACATCCTGTCCCTGTTGCTGCGGCTCAGACAGTGCTGCTGTCACCTGTCCCTCCTTAAAAAG ACTCTGGACTCATCGGAGCTGCAGGCTGATGGGATCGTCTTGTCTCTGGAGGAGCAGCTCaacgctctgtctctctcatctAGTCCTTCGCCATCGGGCCCGGACCCTAAAGACACTGTGGCCCTGAATGGCAACCGCTTCCCCTCACAGCTGTTTGAGGAAACCAGTGAGAGCACAAAG ATTGCTGCTATTGTCTCTGAGCTAAAGGCAATCAGAGAGAAGGGTGCCGATCAGAAGAG TGTGATCGTGTCCCAGTGGACTAGTATGCTGCACATCATAGCAGTTCATCTGCGGAAGATGGGCTTGAGATACGGAGTCATCGACGGGACAGTCAACCCCAAACGTCGCATGGATCTGGTGGAAGAATTCAACAGGGATCCCAAAGGACCACAG GTGATGCTGGTTTCACTTTGTGCTGGAGGGGTTGGCCTCAACCTCACTGGTGGGAATCACCTATTCCTCATTGACATGCACTG GAATCCAGCATTGGAAGATCAGGCCTGTGACCGAATCTACAGAGTTGGACAAAAGAAAGATGTCACCATCCACAG ATTTGTGTGTGAAGAAACAGTAGAGGAGAAAATTTCAGCACTGCAGGGAAAGAAGAAGGAACTGGCCCAGAACGTGCTGTCAGGAACAGGAAGCACCTTCACTAAGCTCTCCTTGGCTGATCTCAGAATAATTTTTGGTGTCTGA